Proteins co-encoded in one Neodiprion lecontei isolate iyNeoLeco1 chromosome 3, iyNeoLeco1.1, whole genome shotgun sequence genomic window:
- the LOC107221298 gene encoding death domain-associated protein 6 isoform X3 produces the protein MEPMEVIDLSSDDEKTPSAPKNGGMEATLSLLSKSRLPTKNLICKNEEELEIVYNVVSAKKRIHDDGNPTHVKKIKLSTYDQNPTNGVEKLVTNSATLSKLHNNKCQLTADQKQKIKPDICSPKSATILVEPHPVQSSDIVVNLGSKREQNATDSDIRDTSKSRNDRQSTHAFKVNEGASSSRQNLEPKLVVKNKVKVSELCDPNLTISKELFQSFLNACRSKDCSMDMVKIIAKLQKHFDNLEPHYAKSESFIKLIRTKEKLILNEPKMSFVTISEVNDEMKARQIQNRLVAKCTFVDEESDEKDVKHREKLRALEKAMRRCEHYIQKCEMADVDFDDENDSHYIMAEKYKQRMVELYNKYCEMTGESADAGRDYLRPKHHSVTPLPILNQAISNFVNMKMTKFRESSSWSKKKGNRTRFTSAVNFPDYVDILNCIKKCNMDQNLELSKAKQETIAKQAFLDLGAYLQRCRQSDYYDTFSLYLNNDSDPALEDASLAEKLRKNKEIGRERLEKVFAEFVKKQDESKTTENISESEKAEETETNNESSDDNESDESDSNEHDPLDIEMDSDVNESDGDKVSIRSQKDSSPTDNDSKLNRVSDIDEEINNDVEKNKRCRSNSLSLSKNRRTHRNSGTNKSATERSVKNVDAAEEKNTYMQIPSEILLPRTAVDGSTVDQTQGDEISETKGSKIVKKIALPPGSQKKTTTPVVCNINLLPMVKTNDFGSAGGSSSPIPSDKAEESAQAEPLEAETQI, from the exons ATGGAGCCTATGGAAGTAATAGACCTCTCTTCAGACGACGAGAAAACACCGTCCGCGCCAAAG AATGGGGGCATGGAAGCAACTTTGTCATTACTTTCTAAGAGTAGACTACCAACAAAAAATCTTATTTGCAAAAACGAGGAAGAATTGGAGATCGTGTATAACGTAGTTTCAGCCAAGAAACGAATACATGATGATGGAAATCCAAcacatgtgaaaaaaattaagttatCTACGTATGATCAAAATCCTACAAATGGAGTTGAAAAGCTGGTTACTAATTCTGCAACCCTGTCAAAGTTGCATAACAACAAATGTCAACTGACTGCagatcaaaaacaaaaaataaagcCAGACATTTGTTCACCAAAATCTGCTACTATACTCGTGGAACCTCATCCTGTGCAGAGTTCTGACATTGTTGTTAATTTAGGCTCAAAAAGAGAACAAAATGCAACTGATTCAGATATTAGAGATACATCAAAATCACGAAATGATCGGCAGAGTACTCATGCATTTAAGGTCAATGAAGGAGCATCATCATCCAGGCAAAACCTTGAGCCAAAATTGGTGGTTAAGAATAAAGTCAAAGTTTCTGAACTTTGCGATCCCAATTTGACTATCAGTAAAGAATTGTTTCAGTCATTTTTGAATGCTTGCAGAAGTAAAGACTGTAGCATGGATATGGTTAAAATCATAGCAAAACTTCAAAAACATTTCGATAATTTAGAGCCACATTATGCAAAGTCTGAaagttttattaaattgaTTCGTACGAAGGAAAAGTTAATCTTAAACGAACCGAAAATGTCTTTTGTGACTATAAGTGAGGTCAATGACGAAATGAAGGCTCGACAAATTCAAAATAGACTTGTGGCCAAATGCACCTTTGTCGATGAAGAATCagatgaaaaagatgttaaaCATAGGGAAAAATTGAGAGCATTGGAAAAAGCGATGAGACGCTGCGAACACTACATACAAAAGTGCGAAATGGCTGATGTTGATTTTGATGATGAAAATGATAGCCATTATATAATGGCAGAAAAATATAAGCAGAGAATGGTTGAACTTTACAACAAATATTGTGAAATGACAGGAGAGAGTGCAGATGCAGGTCGTGACTATTTGAGACCTAAGCATCATTCTGTAACACCTCTGCCGATATTAAATCaagcaatttcaaattttgtcaaCATGAAAATGACCAAATTTAGGGAATCATCCTCTTGGAGTAAGAAAAAGGGTAACAGGACACGTTTCACCAGTGCTGTAAATTTTCCCGATTATGTAGATATTTTGAACTGCATAAAAAAGTGTAACATGGACCAAAATCTTGAATTGAGTAAGGCGAAACAAGAAACAATTG CGAAGCAAGCGTTTCTGGACTTGGGTGCATACTTACAACGCTGCAGGCAATCTGACTATTATGATACTTTCTCATTATACCTTAACAATGACTCTGACCCGGCATTAGAAGATGCAAGCCTAGCGGAAAaattacgtaaaaataaagaaattggtAGAGAAAGGTTGGAGAAAGTATTTGCggaattcgtgaaaaaacaaGATGAATCTAAAACCACTGAGAATATATCGGAATCAGAAAAAGCAGAAGAAACAGAGACGAATAATGAATCTTCAGATGACAACGAAAGTGATGAATCTGACTCAAACGAGCATGATCCACTGGATATAGAAATGGATAGTGATGTCAATGAAAGTGACGGTGATAAAGTAAGCATACGATCGCAAAAAGATTCCAGTCCAACAGATAATGACAGCAAACTCAATAGGGTTTCAGATATAGATGAAGAGATTAATAatgatgtagaaaaaaataaacgatgcCGAAGTAATTCCCTTTCACTTTCGAAAAATAGACGAACACACAGAAATTCGGGTACGAATAAATCTGCAACAGAAagaagtgtaaaaaatgttgatgctgctgaagaaaaaaacacgtaCATGCAAATCCCATCAGAAATTTTGTTGCCTCGAACTGCTGTTGATGGTTCGACTGTCGATCAAACACAGGGTGATGAGATAAGTGAAACTAAAGGATCCAAAATTGTCAAGAAAATTGCTTTACCACCTGGTAGTCAGAAGAAAACAACTACACCTGTAGTCTGCAACATAAATTTATTACCAATGGTAAAAACAAACGATTTTGGATCAGCTGGTGGGAGCTCATCCCCAATTCCTTCTGACAAAGCGGAAG